The Novipirellula caenicola genome segment CGACGGGCACTTCATTCGGAGCGATCCAGTACTCAATCATGCGGCCTTCGACCATCTTGAGCATCTTGAATCCCTCTTTGCGTTTTTTCGGTTCCGCGGCTACGGCGGTTGGGGCCGCTGCGGCGGCGGAAGCAGCCACGGGCGTTGCCACCGGTTGACGCATCTCTTCACGGCGACGGTCTTGTGCGGTTTGGTAGTCGGCTAGCCATTTCAGGAACGAGCTGGCGGCGGGACTCGGGCCCTCTTCGGTTGCAGGCTCTTCGTAGTCGCCTGGGTTGCCAAGACTTAAACGAATCTTCCCTAGTTCGTTGGCATAAGTCCACGCGTCGACGTCGTCGCTGCGAATGGACAATTGAATCGTGCGTGCCGTGGTGGGTTTTGCGTCCCCTTCGAGACGTTCGGTATTGCCATCAATCGCAAACACACGAACCCCGGTCAAAACCGTCTTGGTCATGGTGCGAGGAATCAACTCACTTTTGGTAAAGAACGCCATCACGTTCACCCGGTCACCGGGTTGAACCAAATTCGAGATGCTGTTTTCGGCGTCGGCCCGCATTGCTACCACGCTGTAACCCTTAGGAGCAGTCGCGGTGTTGGTGTCCATCAACTTGACCGGCATGACGGGTTCGCCAGCATAAAATTTCTGACGAGCGAACTTGCCGTCCAACAACCCCAGGTCGCCCACCGAGCCTTCGGGGATGCGATCGGCGGGCCATGGCTCGAGCCGAATTTTGTCGCCCGTGATCTGCTCGCCAAGGTCGATTGCTTTGGCAGCGACAAAAATATCGACGGTCGGTGCGGCTTCGCTTGTTGTGCCGCGAGCCTGCATCCATTGGCTAATGCCAACCGCTGCAATCGTACCGCAAACGCAAGCTAGAAGCAGAATGAGTGATTTATTTCGCATGGCTAATCAGACGTGCCTGAATAGGAGCTGTCGTTTGGCAGAACATTTACAAGGGTCGAATCCGGCTTAGTCCGTATGTTCCGACTCACATGGGTTTTCGGTTTTGCAAGAGCGATCGCTGCAACCGATACCAGGGGGATGCTACGACCACTAGATTCAGCAAAGTCAACGCAAATTGCCCACGATGACATTCAGCCGGTTTCAAACGGGGCGAGCGCAAAAAAGGAGGGAGCACAAACTGCGCCCCCTCCTCGATCTAGCTAGCATTGAATGTCTTAGACCAACAAACCAGCGATCGCGAAGTAAGCGATCGAACCGATTGCCATTGGGATTCCGTAAGGCAACAACTTCATGGTGGGTTTTCGCTCGCGAGCGATCTCGGCAAGCTTCGCAGGAGTTCGCACAGTTTTCCACTCTTCGAGGATCTGCCGAGCCATTGCGTAGTGTTTGAACCAATTGCCACTCGCCATGATCATGATGGCGGCCATCACCCCACCCACGATCGCGGTGTAGGCAAACGCCCACAATGTATTGACCGTACCAAGCCATGCGCCCACACCGGCGAGCAGTTTGACGTCTCCGGCTCCCATTCCACCAACATTGCGGAGCACGAGCAGCAGCATCATGCCGACGAAGGTTCCTAGCAAGCTGTAACCCAATCCTCCGAAACCAGCCGAGATGGTCCAGTAGACCCAACCGCTGATGATGAAGGGAAAGGTCAACCAATTTGGCACCTTCAAAATGGCACCGTCGATGACGGCAGCAACAACAAGTACGATCGTAACAAACCAGACGATCCAGTGGTCAACGACTGAGTGAAACAAAGTATCCATGAGTCTATCCCCGTAAAGTGTATTGTAAGTAAGCTTTTTTTCGGCCGCGTGGAACGCGGGTGACGGCATCTTTGCGGCCTCGTCCCACGTTCGTTTGCAAAGCAGTTGTTTCGTTAGCGAGGGCCAATCAACCAACTAAACATCGCGAACAGAAGCGTGACCAGACAACAAGAAAGCTGCCAGGCATACGCAGCCGCATCGGCGGGAATCAGTGGGTAGTTCATCGGTAAAATTAAGCCTCCCGAAAGGGTCGGGGTAGCGAACGAAAAAATGTGGTTTGGGCGTAGACTTTAGGAGACGTGGCCCTTTGAAATGGTTGCGAAAGCGTTTCGCAACTCGCTGAATTTCATCAAGCAAAAATCGACGCAGCCAGCACAGACCGCGAACATGCGATCTGTGCCGGGCAGTGCGACGAATATGATTTAGCCGAACGAATTCGGCGATCGACTAGGATCCACCGCCCGAGATGGCGGTACCAACAGCTTCGAACTTGGTGTTCGCAGCGGTTCCGATCGAACCGACCGAAACCAAACAAACGACGATGATCAAAGCCAACATAACTGCGTACTCAACTGCAGTTGGGCCATCTTCTTCTTTCAGGAAGTTTACGATACTGGTAGCGAAATTCTTCATGTCTCTCTCCTCGCGAGTGAGATGTGAATCATCGTTAACAGATGACTCACGACGATGCTTAAATACGAACGTATTCGACGTGAACACGTTCAACGTAAGGGCAGCCTCGTCTCCGACTTTCGTCTGACGTGCCTTGGTGCACCGAATGCCAAGAGCACAAGCTCTCGTGCAATCGATTTTCCGTGGCAACCTGGCAATCCTGAAGCAATACATTGAATCGGATATCGATCCACCGCATCACTCACGGACCCGTGGTTTTGCGCCCCGCCCTCTCGAACGGTTTGCCTTTGTCACGGAGCAAGGCCGACCAGATCTGAGGACCTGCACACACATGCAGACCTTCATCCTGGCAGCGAACCAACTTTGATTCGCTCACTCTTTACACTTTGAAAGTACGATACGATTCGACCGAGTCAAAAAACTCCGATCACCGAAGCCCTAACGATTGGATAAAACTGCCAAATGAATCGATCGTGACGGATATGCGGCCAATCACCCCCCGATTTGAGACCTCATCGAGCGTTTCGTTGCTCCCCCCCTTCCACTCACCCCTGCGTCACGCGAGTTATCCGGCGGATGCAGTGGGGCAACGCCATCAATGCTAAGATAGACCTTGGCGCGGGTTGCCAGTCGATGTCATCACCGTCGATATCCCTCCCCACAATCAAGCGAATATCAGAATCACTCTCGCGGAGATTCCCAGGAATGGACGAATCACAATCACCATCACACGATTGGCGGGCTCAGCTGAGCGGACATGCCGGCGATCACAAAGAAACCTTGATTGCGATCAGCGATGCGTTTCTTGAAGAAGTGCCGATGCTGATCGAGCGAATTCGAGCGGCAGCCGCCTCGGGCGACTCGCGAACGTTGCGAACCGCGGCGCATACGCTCAAGTCGTGCTTTCGCTATGTCGCCAGCGACGAGGATATCAATGCGGCGGCCCAAGTCGAAAAGGACGCCGATTCGCCGGGCAAAGTCACCCAGCAGCAGATCGATCATCTCGATCAATTGGGCAAAGATTGGTGCCAACGCGTGTCCCGGCTTAAAGCCGAAACCGCCCGCTCGATGTAACCAGGTTGCCAGTACGGTGTCGACAGCAGAGTGTCGCCAGTAGCGGGGCGACAGCACTGAATCGATAGGAATCGTGCCGGCGGGCCAGTGTCACGTTCCACCTGATTTGGGTAGCGGTGCGGGACAAGGCGTCTCAAAAAGCGGCTAACGCGACTGCACCGCGTTGGCCGTGGCCAAGGTGTTGGATTGAATATCCAAGAATAATTTGATCACCTCGGATCCCGCCAACAGCGTTGCCGACCAGACCGCCGAGGCAATCAAAATTGGGACAGCGGTAAGTAGACCAGTCAATAATCCCATCATGCCTTCCTGCGTCATCGCAATCACAGGAATGACCAGCGTGTAGAGGACCGCCAATCCGAGAATCAGCCAGGCTAACGCGAAATACAACTTTCGAATCAGCTCTAACATCGGGTACTTGCGTTCCTGAGGCAAACTCGATGACGGCCCCGCAGTGCTGGTCATCGGCTGCGCTGCGGTGTAGGGATTCACCGCTGGCGTCACCGGGTCAGCTTTCTGCTCAGATTCAACCGACAATTCGTCGGCAGCAAACTCGGGGACATCTTCGGTTTCGGCTGCTGCAGTCGTCTTACTCGTCCCCTTGCTCGATTCCGAAGCCGCGCGGGCGTCCGGCGAATCCTCGGACACGACAATCTCTGGCAAGGCAGCAGAGGAATCGGCTGAAGTACTTGCCGCGGACGTTTGATCGGTCGAAATCGACGGTGGAGGTG includes the following:
- a CDS encoding A24 family peptidase, with protein sequence MDTLFHSVVDHWIVWFVTIVLVVAAVIDGAILKVPNWLTFPFIISGWVYWTISAGFGGLGYSLLGTFVGMMLLLVLRNVGGMGAGDVKLLAGVGAWLGTVNTLWAFAYTAIVGGVMAAIMIMASGNWFKHYAMARQILEEWKTVRTPAKLAEIARERKPTMKLLPYGIPMAIGSIAYFAIAGLLV
- a CDS encoding Hpt domain-containing protein, with the translated sequence MDESQSPSHDWRAQLSGHAGDHKETLIAISDAFLEEVPMLIERIRAAAASGDSRTLRTAAHTLKSCFRYVASDEDINAAAQVEKDADSPGKVTQQQIDHLDQLGKDWCQRVSRLKAETARSM
- the cpaB gene encoding Flp pilus assembly protein CpaB yields the protein MRNKSLILLLACVCGTIAAVGISQWMQARGTTSEAAPTVDIFVAAKAIDLGEQITGDKIRLEPWPADRIPEGSVGDLGLLDGKFARQKFYAGEPVMPVKLMDTNTATAPKGYSVVAMRADAENSISNLVQPGDRVNVMAFFTKSELIPRTMTKTVLTGVRVFAIDGNTERLEGDAKPTTARTIQLSIRSDDVDAWTYANELGKIRLSLGNPGDYEEPATEEGPSPAASSFLKWLADYQTAQDRRREEMRQPVATPVAASAAAAAPTAVAAEPKKRKEGFKMLKMVEGRMIEYWIAPNEVPVVLSDTGPTGGNGQETTDADADLQEESSHSDANAPAGPGDYSHLNGADSPFFQPPGDRGNSASDY
- a CDS encoding Flp family type IVb pilin, giving the protein MKNFATSIVNFLKEEDGPTAVEYAVMLALIIVVCLVSVGSIGTAANTKFEAVGTAISGGGS